The DNA window ttgtcttcttctttctcaGTGGTATGGCTGTGTGCTCTACACAAGGGACATGACTCAGAATTAATTGGCATTATTGAGTTTGGTGGTAAAGTATTCTATGGTGTAATTTCAAAGGAAGATGAAAATATCATCAGTTTTGGATGTTGCTCGattgttttgatatttttttttctttctggCACGTCTAGTTCGTGTTTCTGGAGAAACACTATTGAGCCCGTTTTTAGTGAAGGTCCGTGAATAACCGCAGACTTCGTACGACCATAAGctttttttcaaaccaaATCAGCTAGCGCAAGACTTGGCTATTGAACAAAGTATAAATTAGCCTCtgattcaaataatataatcTACATTAGATAAGactaaaagaaaagggTATGTTTTAGATTAAtgatttcttcaaaagATTTCCAGAACATATATTATCTACAAgatcatttttaatattcgaaataatttaaagaattagaaaatataataatacaaatataaaacGTCATAATACAGAGCAAAACAGTAAGCAAAAGCgaacaatatcaaaaactATTAGGATACATGATTTAAAGGGCCACCACTCGCTTAACAATAGCATGGTTGTTGGACACACACGGGAGACTATACCAAATTCAATACACCTCATAACATGAAAACCACAGAAATAGCCAAAAGTACAAATACTATTACAGTTCTAGTTAATGGCACCACAGATCCACTCTTAACAACTAAACTTGAAACATTAGACCCTTCAATATGGGAGTTATAAGTTCGATTACTGACAAAGTCAATACCCCGTATATCCAGTTTGGAAGTATTTGACTTAggaataaatgaaaaatcagTATAATCAGTTTCAAAAACAGTTGAATTTCCAACAATCAGCAAATGGGCAAAAAAAGAGGTTGAAATATCAGTGGTATTATCTTTTGAATCAAAGCTACGAGTGAAGTCATCAGTTGTCGTACTGGTAgtttttgatgaaaaaaaatcttcaaaatGAGAGTCAGCTACGGTATAGCCTGTACCTTGTTGAGTTCCTTGCTGAGTGGAAACATCCTGTCGAAGATAAGATCCTTGTTGAACTCCCTGTTGAGTGTAAGTTCCTTGTTGAGTTGAAGCACTTTGTTGAGTTGAGGCACCTCCCTGATGGTGGGTATTAGCAGCTGCAATGGAATAATTGTAATCACCAGTAGTTTGACCAATTTGAACCTCATCACTCTTTACAATTAACTTCCAAGAATAATCAACCAGCGTGGCCTTAGAACCAGTATTATCATAATTCAGTGttaaaagaacaaaattCACTgtaaaatcatcatcaacgTCACCATAGTTACTGACACCTGATGTTTCCTCAGAAATACGAATTGAATGTGCTATATCGGAATCAGTACTAGTAATAATGACATCTTCATTTTGTCTAAATTCAGGTTCAATGCCATTTTGGGTCTCATTGACAGCAATACTGGAAGTAACAGAAGTTTTATTTAGCAGTTCACCATCCGGTAACTCTATTATTAAGGGTGCATCCAGTTCAGGAAATTCACTGGGAACAATTCTAATTGGTCCACCAGAAGTTTTGCTATCCAAAGTAGAAACATACTCAAATTGATCAACACTTGATTCCACACGCAGCAAAATAGCAGTCAAACTAGTTGGAGACTTCATAGATTGAGTAGTCACTAGAGACCTAGAATCAAGAACTGCAGACTCTGAAATATAATCTGATTCAATTGGGTCAATACTGGCCAATGACTGACTTATTATGAACATACTGTCATCAGAAAGATCTGAACCGAGACCAGTCGTGGGATTGAACACACCAGTATTAGTACCGTCCAGTAAATATGTAAACTCATTCTCCACTACAACAGACTGATAGATAGACAGAGAAGTTGCAAGTGGTATGGGGTCTGTATCATCTGTATTGATAGTCTCTGGCAAATGTGTTTTCAGAGTTTGATAAATAGAAACTGAACTTAGCTCTTGTGGAAAGGTTGTTACAGTGGTTTGATAAGAATCAGACTCACCAACAATACCAGATTCAGTTATAATAGAACCATCTGCATTGGTAACTAACCAAGTTTTTGTAAATTGTATTGTATTAGCAGCCCATGCCCAATTGCGATCGTTTGGTGGGAAAGTCGTCACAGTAGTGTGATATGACCCAGATTCTTCAATTAACCCCGATTCAGTTACAACAGAgccattattattggtaacTTCCCAAGTTTTAGTGTATTTAGTATGACCTTCCAATTGGTAAGAATCTTGAGGAAACGTAGTTACTGTTGTCTCATATTCACCAGATATAAGAATAATTCCAGATTCAGTTATGATAGAGCCTTGTATATCAGTAACTTCCCACATAATTGTCATCTCGCTCCTGGTATCTTTAGTGGGCTCTGAATTAAATGAGACAGGCGTATCGCTTTGAATCAAAGGAGGTGGTAGACCAGAAAACAGCTCCCTGGGGAATGAAAACGTACTCCACTCGCTGGTTTCAATAGAAGTCTTAGAACTTTCAAATTTCTGAGATGTCTCAACAATACTCAGTGACTCAACAGTGTCAAACGTCTCAGCAATATGAAATGACTCAGCAGTTTCAAACCTCTCAGCGGAGCCAAACGCCTCAATGGTGTCGAACGTCTCAAACGTCTCAAAGCCAATACCATAATAACTGGAATAGTCAGcttcaattgaaaagtCCGAAGAAACAACACAGAATTCATCAGTACACAACTTGTCCACTTCATTAGATACTTCATCAGACATCAAAAGCTCGCTGGAAATCGGTTCTCTGTCGACAATGACTTCACTTGAATagatttcatttttcagGGATGAATTTGTAAAATAAGTAACTTTAGGGGGTAACACTGGTATGAGAGTACTTTCAATAAGAATTTGAGTTTCAGTTTTCGTTGGAAAAAGTAACCCAAGTGACGTGGTTTCCGAAACTAGAGGCTTTACCGTAGAAAAGGTTCCAGAAGGCAACAAAGTTTCTGTGATTTGAACTAACGATATCGTAGTCAGGACACCAGTTTCAGTTGACTGTATAGGAGTAACTTTATTAGTACTACTGCTGGACCTAAAGCTTGATACAGTTGGGAGCCATTGGGCCTCCAAAACAGGGGTCACAGGATACTCTACCGTATTGATTGGTAATGTCGTTATTATTGCCATAGCACTCACCCATTCAAAGTTTTTATTAGTAGCAACATCAAACATCCCAACATATTCTGCATTTCGACCAGAATCATCTGTCGAAATAAAGGTACTTGTAAATTGTGTTGGTTTGGTTCCTGGTATATCTAAAGAGCTAATAAGCTCGATCTTACAAATCGAAGGCAATTGTTTAAGCGGCACACAACCAGAATAAGATAAAGATCCTAAAATAGTGGATGGAATTCCAGCACCCCAATCTGTCACA is part of the Candida dubliniensis CD36 chromosome R, complete sequence genome and encodes:
- a CDS encoding Hyr1p homologue, putative (Similar to S. cerevisiae HYR1), with the translated sequence MFPFLKVIVFIICLLPIFSALEIKENKIDRGKLNFDMQDITIKSGVFWSIVDNSISTFLGSLTVEPHASFFVSSTSPILALQVAFVSFFGVFHNQGNIIFDSRASFTSATYRIATSTFRNTGKMFFSASGTFPNTMDISASNWTNDGLLSFHQDQRTSGVVSLGLPLGTIVNNGQIKLSNQVYQQRTQINGTGCFIATNNSTIYISNSLLPVYRTQNFYLADDTSSIIVDSFSATQTFNVYGFGNGNKIGLTLPLVGNYWYSSYTYDATTGILVMRNVFLEQKFNIGLGYNPSLFKVVTDWGAGIPSTILGSLSYSGCVPLKQLPSICKIELISSLDIPGTKPTQFTSTFISTDDSGRNAEYVGMFDVATNKNFEWVSAMAIITTLPINTVEYPVTPVLEAQWLPTVSSFRSSSSTNKVTPIQSTETGVSTTISLVQITETLLPSGTFSTVKPLVSETTSLGLLFPTKTETQILIESTLIPVLPPKVTYFTNSSSKNEIYSSEVIVDREPISSELLMSDEVSNEVDKLCTDEFCVVSSDFSIEADYSSYYGIGFETFETFDTIEAFGSAERFETAESFHIAETFDTVESSSIVETSQKFESSKTSIETSEWSTFSFPRESFSGLPPPLIQSDTPVSFNSEPTKDTRSEMTIMWEVTDIQGSIITESGIILISGEYETTVTTFPQDSYQLEGHTKYTKTWEVTNNNGSVVTESGLIEESGSYHTTVTTFPPNDRNWAWAANTIQFTKTWLVTNADGSIITESGIVGESDSYQTTVTTFPQELSSVSIYQTSKTHLPETINTDDTDPIPLATSSSIYQSVVVENEFTYLSDGTNTGVFNPTTGLGSDLSDDSMFIISQSLASIDPIESDYISESAVLDSRSLVTTQSMKSPTSLTAILSRVESSVDQFEYVSTLDSKTSGGPIRIVPSEFPESDAPLIIELPDGESLNKTSVTSSIAVNETQNGIEPEFRQNEDVIITSTDSDIAHSIRISEETSGVSNYGDVDDDFTVNFVLLTSNYDNTGSKATSVDYSWKLIVKSDEVQIGQTTGDYNYSIAAANTHHQGGASTQQSASTQQGTYTQQGVQQGSYLRQDVSTQQGTQQGTGYTVADSHFEDFFSSKTTSTTTDDFTRSFDSKDNTTDISTSFFAHLSIVGNSTVFETDYTDFSFIPKSNTSKSDIRGIDFVSNRTYNSHIEGSNVSSLVVKSGSVVPLTRTVIVFVLLAISVVFML